GAAGACTAAACAAGGATGCAGGTGTTGTGATTTTGAATAGATAACTTTAATGAAAGTAATAGTACAACATAAAAAGGAGTAGACAACATAGGAATCTAGAATAAAGAACAGTACACATTTGTTGAACAACACTGCAAGAGTTCTCATTTTGAATGAATatattcatttacatatttccaTTTGTAACCATTTAATGGTCAGTTCAGCCTCACATGACCCCGTCTGTCTGCCAGTGGTCGGCAGTTTTAGGGTCACTCTCGTCTTCGATCCTGCTTTGCATACCCAGGTGACGAAATGATGACATCCGATTTCTTAAAGTGCCTGTCGTTACCTAACGCACGCTAGGCCTAACTGTAAAGTGCTTGCCTATCCGACAACTACAGAGAAGCAAAAGTCGCAGGAAAAGATCAACAACTCACCACCACGAGAGGCTCATACGATACAGTATTACTGGGCAAACAGCAATTTCAGCTCCAATTTGTGATAGCTGTTTTACTTTTAATCGGTTAGTTTCATCTGAACACGTTGAACTGTGATACACTTTCACAGCCATAAATAAACACAGGAGAGGAATGAGGAAATGCAGTGGAGCTCTGGTGAAATGTAAAGCAAGAAAATTGATCACAGTTTGCATTTTATATGCTTAAAATAAATATCTTTATATCTGTAATATTTCAAATACTTTGGAATCCCCAGCCTTCGATAATAGAACCAATGTAACCCCAAGATAAACAAGCCCAAAAAGCAACTAAAACATCCCTATTTCCcgcagtgagtgtgagtgaagtGATCTCCCCCAAAAGCACACCCAAAAGCCTTGTGTAAAAAGGTATGCAGTGCGTACAGTGCATAAAACAAAAAGATGTGTAGCATTCCATGTTAAATCACCACCGGTTTCCACATTGCTCAGATTTGGGAGACACACCACCAAGtgatacacaacacaacaaaggcACTGCTTGAGAATGAAACCACACTGTAACCATACTTTCGaattttcagaatttcagaGTTTAAGACCTTAGCTTTTAGAGTTTAAGAAACAGCTTAGAATATCTCGTCATTTctatggtttgtttgttttgtacatAGGAATACTTCCATTTTTATAGGCCAAAAATAAATATCATCTGCTTCACATTGTCCAAGCATATCGTCAAAAcacagaaaattaaaatataattaaaatataatatattaagagGAACCAACAACTTTAAACCGGAACCATCAATCATTTCTCTGGATATGTTTCTGGAGGAACCATGTAAACTATTTCAGCAATGCAGAAATCAGCATACGCATGTAAACTACAAGATTCTGGACTGTTATCCCTGCCCAGCATTCAGTGGTAAAATTAATATTTTCAGAGTTTAAGATTTCCACTTCAGAAAATTACTTCACTTCTTCATATCTTATAAAAAATCTCAAGAGAAAAATTCTCAAGCAGAACCTTTGACTTGACTTAggccccatttacacctggtcacatgtctttgagtatcaggattataccTGGATAAGACCAAGCCACATCAAAATGCAAgggtaaacacacccaagactcataactagatacaaatcccatcactcagccACTTCAGGAGGAGGCCTGAGACACATTTGTGTCAGAAACACCGCCCCGTGCAGTGCGTCGCTGGGCATGTGATCAGCGTCTGCAAAGAAGATGATCATGGAGGACGACGGCATGTGAAAATCATGAATTTTGAGACAGCAACAGTCTTAAGCACAGCACTGCAAATGCATGTGGtgaaaatcttatcaggatacaatccagatactaatcacatgaagtgactgggtgtaaacagggtcttagACTCTTCGAATGGAGTGGCTCCTAGCTCTGTAAGAGGTGTGTTATTTGATGTGATTTAATATGAAATGATATAAATGAACACCATATTAATAAACTTTTAAAGCTCCTTTCTCTTTTATACAGTAATCTCTGAACAATAAAAGACCACTGGCCAGCAGaggctatttttcttttttatacacTTCTGAGGTTTAAAATTCCGATAAACGTTGTTCATTCGGCATATATCTCAGTCTCGGGCCTAAGCTCGGAATGGAGAAATCCTCCTTGGCCCACAGCTGTGGAGTACAGTCTGTTACTATGAGGGGGCATGCAACCGTAGTTAGGGAAAACGCCAGTTCCCATTCGACTGGGCTTAGGTACTTTCGCCTGCACAGACACATATCCATCCAAGTAATCGGTGCGAGACGGCACATACATGCTGCGAGTCCTCGCCCTGCTCTGGGCAGGATACGAGGGTCTATGATCTCGTTCCAGAGTCATTTTAGCCCGGCCGGGTGGCTGACGACTTTTCACACTCTGTGATCTCTCCGATCTCTGCAGATCGTGCCCCTTGACCCAGATGTATTGGTAGTCCTCTTTAGGATAACTTCGGAGGGTCTTAAACATCTGCTTATCCTGGGTGTGAAATCGGGTAGGTCCACCTTCGGAGGAATCAGGGTGTTTAAAATCAGGGCAGCTGTATTCCTTATGCAGAGTCAGGTTGCGTGGCAGTGGTTGGGCCTCCAGCACATGCTGTGGATAGTTGAACATGGAGCGGCTTTGCTTTAGCCTTAGGGAGGTTTTGGCAACATGCCCACTCCCTTGCCTCTCCAACTGGATGGGAAGGGATATGTCCGGCTCAGAGAGTGGGTGCTCAGGAGAGTAATGGGACACCATGGTCACTCTGTATTTCCCATCAGCCCCTTCGGTGGAAATAAGCAGATCTTTGCCTGAATCAGACTTGCTCCTTGTGTGCATCGTTTCTTGGCACCTCTGGCTCCCTTTCTGAAGATGGGGCTGAGCCACAGCAGGGTCAGGCAGTCGCTTTCTGCCTGCATTCCCTTGTCGATTGGATGGACCATAATGTTGATCGGACAAACCAGAATCAAACATCTTGTACAGAGAGCTGTTCTTCCCTCTTGGCAGCTGACCAGCATCTTGTTTTATAAAACTGCCTTCTCTGCTGAAAGGTGGGTTGAGGCAAGGGTTGTGATAGTTTTCGATACTACTCATCACCCTGCCAGGATGGGAAGGTAGCCTACGGAGGGTGTAGGAGTGGCTGTACCCGTGGCTGTTTACTCTGTATTGATCCATATTGTTATATCGGGCCTCTGAGTAGGGGCTGTACCTATACTGAACTTTACCATCCTCAAAGTAAGGCCGCACATGGTGGATATCTGAGGGAACCGGTATCTGGTAAGGATTGTTCTGGCAGGACGGATGCTGGTAGAAGTAAAATTTGTCCTCTGGTGGTGCATGCATGGAGCGTACCCTACGGATGGTGGGGTAAACAGAGGCGCCATCCATTGGCGGGTATCTTGGTCCACCGTGTCTGTAAAGACGACCCGGGGAGTATTCATCCCTCGGTTGACCTTTGTATTTAATGGACTGGTGGAGGGACCTTGGTGCCAGGGTGTTGTAGTGGTCCTTGGAGTGGATCTTGGCCTGGTGCTGCACATAGTCAGGCTGAATGTATGAAGTGTTCTGTTCAGCTGGACTCGACCAATGATGGGGGTACATGTGTCCAATAGACCTCTGCATATTCTCCTCCTTGGGGCTGTAGTGGTAACCTGAACTCGGTGGTGTAATTGGAGCATGTGGAAGAACCTCGTGCACAGAAGCTGGCATGGAAGCTTCAGCTAATATAGCACGGAAGTTGGATGCATTGGCAACTTGCTTGCTGAAGAGAGCAGCCGTGGCTGTCTGACTCTCAGAGGTGCAATGGAGAGAGCTCTCTGCctgggagagagagggtttCAGGCTGTTATAGGACTCCATCTCAGAGCTTTGGTCTGTGCCTCCAGCATCTGTACCAACTCCAACATGGCGGACATTCTCTCTCATGGCCGCATGGTTCTCAGGGGCCTGACCCACGTCAAGGCTTTTACCAGCAGATATGTCCTGAGGGAGAACACTGGCTCCATGACTTGTTGAAGACAAATCACCTCCATCAGAATAGCTAAGTCCACTTTCACTGCCATGACAGGCGCAGGTGCTCTGTAGGCTACCAGCGTCAGTGCGGCTTTCAGTGGAAAAGGTGCTTGAAGGACCTACAAAGGTTTTGCAGTTTTTGCAGCGGTCCTCTCTAGTAGTAGATGTTTGAGGTTGTAGAGAAGACGGTTGAGGCCATTGCAGCATGGAGAGTGGATCCTGGAGATGTACTGGAGAAATAGGAGTGGGTGGTTCTGAACTCCCTCGCTTCCTCAGCCGGGTAGCCTGTTGGGCAGACTCAGCCAAAGCCAGAGCCAGCATACGGGCAGCACTCTTCACTGAAGGCTGGGGGGTAACGAGAGACACAGACCTCACCAGGCCTGGAGTGCAATCGAACATCACTGCACCTATGAATTAGAAAAGTAAAATAatcatgcatttatttataaatcatGAAACAGTTGCAAAAGCTACCAAATGGTggtttaaacatttaaaggcAAAATGTCTTTGGACTGACCTGATTCTGTTTGTTTCATTGACTGGGCTTGGTCACCGTGACTTTCTTCTGGAGTTCCAGCCTTTGTCTGACTTGAAGAGAAGGGCTTATTTTGACATTCATCACCTCTCGTGGACTCACCAGGCTTAATCAGAGGCGAGATCACCTCAGTGGGAGCCACAGGCATACCTTTCGTCTCCAAATCAACCTCAGTGTTCTGGATGAGGCCCTCTGGAACAATCTCGGAAGACTCCAGCTCTACTTTAGCTTTAATAGCTGGCACAAATTTCCCTGAAGTTGAATGTCTATGACTTGCATCCTCCGTGGCCTTTGGGTTGGCATCGGATAAAAGTACAGGACTGGTGACTTTGTTCAAGGGTTCTGACTCACTGGAGCTACCTCCATTCTTCCTTCTGCTGCCTTTCTTTCTCCCATCAGATACAGTGGCCTCAGCTGGAGGTGCACCGCACTGAAAGGACATGGGGTCAAAGTCTGGAAAAGCCATGCCAAGATCAGCTTCAGCAGAGTGTGGGGGCGATATGAGAGCAGGCACACAAGAGGTAGACACAGCTGGGTCCTTTCTGCTGTCTTTGTGGCTGGACGAGAAGTCTCTGTGGACTCTGCTGTTGAGTAGCTCTTCGTTAAATGAGGTGGACAGGGCATCACTAGTAGAACGAGGTCTACGTGGTCGAT
The sequence above is drawn from the Salminus brasiliensis chromosome 11, fSalBra1.hap2, whole genome shotgun sequence genome and encodes:
- the arhgap32a gene encoding rho GTPase-activating protein 32 isoform X1, which translates into the protein MEAGSETAAAPHSSAPAPLGDAASHDPLQGVCLPSPHPLEVERRPQSAERAGWEDAIALMARSADVVPELPAESSLRSCTSTASMKVKNVKKLTLGKGHFPRLAECAHFHYENVDFGSVQLSLAKDQNDLMRSSPDSKELVYLIQICCQGRKWIVRRSYEDFRVLDKHLHLCIYDRRFSRLTELPRFDSLTDKSEPLSQMLTAYLSRLSAIADNKINCGPALTWMEIDNKGNHLLVHDESSINVPAVAAAHVIKRYIAQAADELSFEVGDIVSVIDMPPKEDTGWWRGKHGFQVGFFPCECVELISEKIPPHVTSSLPKPVSKKHGKLITFLRTFVKSRPTKQKLKQRGILRERVFGCDLGEHLLNSGHDVPQVIKSCAEFIEKHGVVDGIYRLSGIASNIQKLRHEFDSEHIPDLTKDAYIQDIHSVGSLCKLYFRELPNPLLTYQLYDKFSDAVSAATDDERLVKIHDVIQQLPPPHYRTLEFLMRHLARMATFSYVTNMHCKNLAIVWAPNLLRSKQIESACFSGTSAFMEVRIQSVVVEFILNHVDVLFSPKLSTLIRESTGHSTLSRPKSLLVCSPSTKLLSLEEAQARTQAQLVSPVSPDSKYIEVGEGPAALQGRFHTVIEFPMERKKAQTKVKKSPVASWRSFFNMGKSSTTAKRKLHRHPSEPNEIKTMALPGGRGDTGTLRSAKSEESLSSHNLEGSGAYRPRRPRSTSDALSTSFNEELLNSRVHRDFSSSHKDSRKDPAVSTSCVPALISPPHSAEADLGMAFPDFDPMSFQCGAPPAEATVSDGRKKGSRRKNGGSSSESEPLNKVTSPVLLSDANPKATEDASHRHSTSGKFVPAIKAKVELESSEIVPEGLIQNTEVDLETKGMPVAPTEVISPLIKPGESTRGDECQNKPFSSSQTKAGTPEESHGDQAQSMKQTESGAVMFDCTPGLVRSVSLVTPQPSVKSAARMLALALAESAQQATRLRKRGSSEPPTPISPVHLQDPLSMLQWPQPSSLQPQTSTTREDRCKNCKTFVGPSSTFSTESRTDAGSLQSTCACHGSESGLSYSDGGDLSSTSHGASVLPQDISAGKSLDVGQAPENHAAMRENVRHVGVGTDAGGTDQSSEMESYNSLKPSLSQAESSLHCTSESQTATAALFSKQVANASNFRAILAEASMPASVHEVLPHAPITPPSSGYHYSPKEENMQRSIGHMYPHHWSSPAEQNTSYIQPDYVQHQAKIHSKDHYNTLAPRSLHQSIKYKGQPRDEYSPGRLYRHGGPRYPPMDGASVYPTIRRVRSMHAPPEDKFYFYQHPSCQNNPYQIPVPSDIHHVRPYFEDGKVQYRYSPYSEARYNNMDQYRVNSHGYSHSYTLRRLPSHPGRVMSSIENYHNPCLNPPFSREGSFIKQDAGQLPRGKNSSLYKMFDSGLSDQHYGPSNRQGNAGRKRLPDPAVAQPHLQKGSQRCQETMHTRSKSDSGKDLLISTEGADGKYRVTMVSHYSPEHPLSEPDISLPIQLERQGSGHVAKTSLRLKQSRSMFNYPQHVLEAQPLPRNLTLHKEYSCPDFKHPDSSEGGPTRFHTQDKQMFKTLRSYPKEDYQYIWVKGHDLQRSERSQSVKSRQPPGRAKMTLERDHRPSYPAQSRARTRSMYVPSRTDYLDGYVSVQAKVPKPSRMGTGVFPNYGCMPPHSNRLYSTAVGQGGFLHSELRPETEIYAE
- the arhgap32a gene encoding rho GTPase-activating protein 32 isoform X2 — its product is MRSSPDSKELVYLIQICCQGRKWIVRRSYEDFRVLDKHLHLCIYDRRFSRLTELPRFDSLTDKSEPLSQMLTAYLSRLSAIADNKINCGPALTWMEIDNKGNHLLVHDESSINVPAVAAAHVIKRYIAQAADELSFEVGDIVSVIDMPPKEDTGWWRGKHGFQVGFFPCECVELISEKIPPHVTSSLPKPVSKKHGKLITFLRTFVKSRPTKQKLKQRGILRERVFGCDLGEHLLNSGHDVPQVIKSCAEFIEKHGVVDGIYRLSGIASNIQKLRHEFDSEHIPDLTKDAYIQDIHSVGSLCKLYFRELPNPLLTYQLYDKFSDAVSAATDDERLVKIHDVIQQLPPPHYRTLEFLMRHLARMATFSYVTNMHCKNLAIVWAPNLLRSKQIESACFSGTSAFMEVRIQSVVVEFILNHVDVLFSPKLSTLIRESTGHSTLSRPKSLLVCSPSTKLLSLEEAQARTQAQLVSPVSPDSKYIEVGEGPAALQGRFHTVIEFPMERKKAQTKVKKSPVASWRSFFNMGKSSTTAKRKLHRHPSEPNEIKTMALPGGRGDTGTLRSAKSEESLSSHNLEGSGAYRPRRPRSTSDALSTSFNEELLNSRVHRDFSSSHKDSRKDPAVSTSCVPALISPPHSAEADLGMAFPDFDPMSFQCGAPPAEATVSDGRKKGSRRKNGGSSSESEPLNKVTSPVLLSDANPKATEDASHRHSTSGKFVPAIKAKVELESSEIVPEGLIQNTEVDLETKGMPVAPTEVISPLIKPGESTRGDECQNKPFSSSQTKAGTPEESHGDQAQSMKQTESGAVMFDCTPGLVRSVSLVTPQPSVKSAARMLALALAESAQQATRLRKRGSSEPPTPISPVHLQDPLSMLQWPQPSSLQPQTSTTREDRCKNCKTFVGPSSTFSTESRTDAGSLQSTCACHGSESGLSYSDGGDLSSTSHGASVLPQDISAGKSLDVGQAPENHAAMRENVRHVGVGTDAGGTDQSSEMESYNSLKPSLSQAESSLHCTSESQTATAALFSKQVANASNFRAILAEASMPASVHEVLPHAPITPPSSGYHYSPKEENMQRSIGHMYPHHWSSPAEQNTSYIQPDYVQHQAKIHSKDHYNTLAPRSLHQSIKYKGQPRDEYSPGRLYRHGGPRYPPMDGASVYPTIRRVRSMHAPPEDKFYFYQHPSCQNNPYQIPVPSDIHHVRPYFEDGKVQYRYSPYSEARYNNMDQYRVNSHGYSHSYTLRRLPSHPGRVMSSIENYHNPCLNPPFSREGSFIKQDAGQLPRGKNSSLYKMFDSGLSDQHYGPSNRQGNAGRKRLPDPAVAQPHLQKGSQRCQETMHTRSKSDSGKDLLISTEGADGKYRVTMVSHYSPEHPLSEPDISLPIQLERQGSGHVAKTSLRLKQSRSMFNYPQHVLEAQPLPRNLTLHKEYSCPDFKHPDSSEGGPTRFHTQDKQMFKTLRSYPKEDYQYIWVKGHDLQRSERSQSVKSRQPPGRAKMTLERDHRPSYPAQSRARTRSMYVPSRTDYLDGYVSVQAKVPKPSRMGTGVFPNYGCMPPHSNRLYSTAVGQGGFLHSELRPETEIYAE